The Salvia splendens isolate huo1 chromosome 21, SspV2, whole genome shotgun sequence genome includes a window with the following:
- the LOC121785028 gene encoding uncharacterized protein LOC121785028, producing the protein MRSETLTLVLVNLAGIMERADESLLPGVYKEVGAALHADPTRLGSLTLFRSIVQSSCYPLAAYLAVRHNRTTVIAAGAFLWAAATFLVAISSTFAQVAISRGLNGIGLAIVTPAIQSLVADSTDDTNRGTAFGWLQLTGNFGSIIGGLLSVLIASTTVMGIPGWRIAFHLVAILSVVIGALVHLFANDPRFTDSDGKRKEQPPHKPFKEEVRELVKEAKAVMKVPSFQILVAQGVSGSFPWSSLSFAPMWLELMGFSHKKTATILTLFNVAGSLGGLFGGKMGDTLAKPLPNAGRIMLSQISSGSAIPLAAILLLGLPDDPSSAAMHGFVFFVTGFFISWNAPATNNPIFAEIVPERARTNIYALDRSFESILASFAPPVVGILAQNVYGYKPVPTGAVDSKAIETDRENAASLGKALYTAISIPMAICCAFYSFLYCTYPRDRDRARMEALIESEMMDIEAENAGLVEEGLQLRVVENNSVEERSVIDVDYEGGSSAEFDENDEQRLLARELALSDSSTVVFKR; encoded by the exons ATGAGATCGGAGACGTTGACTCTCGTTCTGGTGAATCTGGCCGGAATCATGGAACGCGCCGACGAATCTCTCCTCCCCGGAGTCTACAAGGAAGTCGGCGCCGCGCTGCATGCGGACCCCACCCGCCTCGGCTCCCTCACCCTCTTCAGATCCATCGTCCAGTCCTCCTGCTACCCCCTCGCCGCCTACCTCGCCGTCCGCCACAATCGCACCACCGTCATCGCCGCCGGCGCTTTCCTCTGGGCCGCCGCCACTTTCCTCGTCGCAATCTCCTCCACCTTCGCTCAG GTGGCAATCTCAAGAGGTCTGAATGGGATAGGCCTTGCCATAGTCACACCAGCAATCCAGTCTCTCGTAGCCGACTCAACCGATGACACGAATCGTGGCACCGCTTTCGGTTGGCTGCAGTTGACAGGAAACTTCGGCTCCATCATCGGTGGCCTCCTCTCCGTCCTCATAGCCTCCACCACGGTCATGGGGATCCCCGGCTGGAGGATCGCGTTCCACCTCGTTGCAATATTAAGCGTCGTGATTGGTGCATTAGTCCATCTCTTCGCCAACGATCCCCGGTTTACTGACAGCGATGGCAAGAGGAAGGAGCAGCCTCCACACAAGCCGTTTAAAGAGGAAGTGAGGGAGCTCGTTAAAGAAGCGAAAGCAGTTATGAAAGTGCCTTCGTTCCAGATATTGGTTGCTCAGGGCGTCTCTGGCTCGTTCCCGTGGTCGTCTCTGTCGTTTGCTCCTATGTGGCTCGAGCTCATGGGGTTCTCTCACAAGAAAACAGCAACCATCTTGACATTGTTCAACGTTGCTGGATCGCTCGGGGGTTTGTTTGGCGGGAAGATGGGCGATACGCTTGCTAAACCGTTGCCAAATGCTGGTAGGATTATGCTCTCGCAGATAAGCTCTGGCTCGGCCATCCCGTTGGCTGCTATTTTGTTGCTCGGGTTGCCCGATGACCCTTCCTCCGCAGCTATGCACGGCTTCGTGTTCTTTGTCACCGGTTTCTTCATCTCTTGGAATGCTCCAGCTACTAACAA TCCAATATTCGCAGAAATAGTGCCAGAGAGAGCTCGAACGAACATCTATGCTTTGGACAGATCGTTCGAGTCTATACTAGCTTCGTTCGCTCCACCTGTGGTGGGGATTCTAGCTCAGAACGTGTACGGATACAAGCCTGTCCCGACAGGGGCAGTGGACTCGAAAGCAATAGAAACGGATCGAGAGAATGCTGCATCGCTTGGCAAAGCACTTTACACTGCAATAAGCATCCCTATGGCGATCTGCTGCGCGTTCTACTCGTTTCTCTACTGCACGTATCCTAGGGACAGGGACCGGGCGAGAATGGAGGCCTTGATCGAGTCAGAAATGATGGACATCGAAGCAGAAAATGCCGGCTTAGTGGAGGAAGGCCTTCAGCTTCGCGTTGTGGAAAACAACAGTGTGGAGGAGAGGAGCGTGATCGATGTGGATTATGAAGGAGGGTCGAGCGCTGAGTTTGATGAGAACGACGAGCAGAGACTGCTCGCCCGAGAGCTTGCGTTGTCCGATTCTTCAACGGTTGTCTTCAAGAGGTAG
- the LOC121783235 gene encoding PLAT domain-containing protein 3-like encodes MAVNQSFLKLLILFSIFTISRSDEEDCVYTLYVRTSTIIKGGTDSKIGATLLDADGYGIRINDIEAWGGLMGPGYDYFERGNLDIFSGRGPCIPGPICSMNLTSDGTGSGHGWYCNYVEASSTGVHEECSKKYFEVEQWLATDAAPRQLYAYRNLCSGSSGRARLMKRGVDLPRVSVV; translated from the exons ATGGCAGTCAACCAATCCTTCTTGAAGCTCCTCATCCTCTTCTCCATCTTCACCATCTCCAGATCT GACGAAGAAGATTGCGTGTACACGCTCTACGTGAGAACGAGCACGATCATCAAAGGCGGCACCGATTCCAAGATCGGGGCCACCCTCCTCGACGCCGATGGCTACGGCATCCGCATCAACGACATCGAGGCCTGGGGCGGCCTAATGGGCCCGGGATACGACTACTTCGAGCGGGGCAACCTCGACATCTTCAGCGGCCGCGGGCCCTGCATCCCGGGCCCCATCTGCTCCATGAACCTCACCTCCGACGGCACCGGATCGGGCCACGGCTGGTACTGCAACTACGTCGAGGCCTCCTCCACCGGCGTCCACGAGGAATGCTCGAAGAAGTATTTCGAGGTCGAGCAGTGGCTCGCCACCGACGCCGCGCCTCGTCAGCTCTACGCGTATAGAAACCTGTGTTCGGGCTCTTCGGGCCGGGCCAGGCTTATGAAGCGAGGCGTGGATTTGCCGAGGGTGTCGGTCGTTTGA
- the LOC121785397 gene encoding uncharacterized protein LOC121785397 codes for MAPLHHSVSIPNKVLLLHLIILLFFTSSLISALHDQQDFPLLKKTSNSTTKSSTKNQTKLIKPTSLPSKNHTKLITTSSDSPKNKTKLLNPTSTIKKLNSTSKIPLPTKKIPDPTPKNKTIKPNPSKSQIEKINLSTKSLKKTNWVDQEDDLVSEFRELPSKFQESIVPDLEKISQTSRIYLTRYNKEFTRGFKPYVGNKYASKIASLVSFTFIIIPLILVSLMFSRIKAYFSIQKLLIFIQIYLSIYFAILALSSLATGLEPLRFFYSTSHSTYVCVQVLQTLGYVLYLLLLLMYLILVFSTATGPVTKLLGLVQTFVGFAVGLHYYMTVFHRAVMHQPPKTTWKAHALYATCFLVICLLARGDRHKKAYLEEGGGEGKKS; via the coding sequence ATGGCTCCACTCCATCACTCTGTTTCCATTCCCAACAAGGTACTCTTGCTCCATCTAATCATTCTCCTTTTCTTcacttcttccctcatttcTGCCCTACATGATCAACAAGATTTCCCCCTCCTCAAGAAAACCTCCAATTCCACCACTAAATCATCCACCAAAAACCAAACCAAACTCATTAAACCCACTTCACTCCCCTCCAAGAATCACACCAAACTGATCACAACCTCATCTGATTCACCCAAGAACAAAACCAAACTTCTCAACCCCACCTCCACCATCAAGAAACTCAACTCCACCTCCAAAATCCCCCTCCCAACCAAGAAAATCCCAGATCCAACCCCCAAGAACAAGACGATCAAGCCCAATCCATCCAAATCCCAGATCGAAAAAATCAATCTTTCCACCAAATCCCTAAAAAAAACCAACTGGGTCGATCAAGAAGACGACTTGGTATCCGAATTCAGAGAACTCCCATCGAAATTCCAAGAATCAATCGTCCCAGATTTGGAGAAAATCTCCCAAACATCGAGAATCTACCTCACTCGATACAACAAAGAATTCACAAGAGGATTCAAACCCTACGTCGGCAACAAATACGCATCAAAAATCGCGTCTTTAGTCTCATTCACATTCATCATCATCCCTCTCATTTTAGTCTCATTGATGTTCAGCCGAATCAAAGCCTATTTCTCCATCCAAAAGCTCCTGATCTTCATCCAAATCTACCTCTCCATCTACTTCGCCATCCTTGCCCTCTCCTCCCTCGCTACGGGGCTCGAGCCGCTGAGGTTTTTCTACTCTACTTCGCACTCCACCTACGTCTGCGTCCAGGTTTTACAAACCCTCGGCTACGTGTTGTACCTCCTGCTGCTGCTGATGTACCTCATCCTCGTGTTCTCGACTGCGACTGGGCCGGTGACTAAGTTATTGGGCCTGGTCCAAACGTTTGTGGGCTTTGCGGTGGGTTTGCATTATTATATGACGGTGTTTCACAGAGCTGTCATGCACCAGCCGCCGAAGACGACGTGGAAGGCGCACGCGCTCTACGCCACGTGTTTCCTTGTCATTTGTCTGTTAGCTAGGGGTGACAGACACAAGAAGGCTTACTTGGAAGAAGGCGGTGGAGAGGGCAAAAagagttga
- the LOC121784056 gene encoding succinate dehydrogenase [ubiquinone] iron-sulfur subunit 3, mitochondrial — MWRAWLKGGSKQVAKFSTKSEAKKGGFPILQGHPAAEQHAEEVVESQHNIQRNVNNQKKEFKIYRWSPNHPHQKPFLQSFFLDLSSCGPMVLDALQKIKSEDDSSLTYRRSCREGICGSCAMNIDGTNTVACRKPIDSDTSTATVITPLPHMYVIKDLVVDLTHFYHQYKLIEPWLKTKKPPPGGKEYRQSTAERWRLDGLYECILCACCSTSCPSYWWNPEEFLGPAALLHAYRWISDSRDDFGDERLQALTDKEVRLYRCRTIKNCTATCPKSLNPANAINKMKAKHRFARPSEKSDNEDQRA; from the exons atgtGGAGAGCATGGCTAAAGGGAGGATCGAAACAAGTAGCTAAATTTAGCACAAAAAGTGAGGCAAAAAAGGGAGGTTTCCCCATTCTGCAAGGCCACCCTGCTGCAGAGCAACACGCAGAAGAAGTAGTTGAATCACAACACAATATTCAAAGGAATGTGAACAATCAGAAGAAGGAGTTCAAGATATATCGATGGAGCCCTAATCATCCTCACCAAAAACCTTTTCTTCAATCCTTCTTTCTCGATTTGTCCAGCTGTGGACCTATg GTTCTTGATGCTCTACAGAAGATAAAATCCGAAGATGATTCGAGTTTGACCTATCGGAGATCCTGCAGAGAAGGTATATGTGGTTCATGTGCGATGAACATTGATGGGACGAATACAGTTGCCTGTCGTAAGCCGATTGATTCGGATACTAGCACGGCTACTGTAATAACCCCTCTGCCCCATATGTACGTGATCAAGGATTTAGTCGTTGATCTCACCCATTTCTACCACCAATACAA GTTGATCGAGCCATGGCTGAAGACGAAAAAGCCCCCACCGGGCGGGAAAGAATACAGGCAGAGCACAGCAGAGAGATGGAGGCTAGACGGGCTCTACGAGTGCATACTATGTGCTTGCTGCAGCACCTCATGCCCGTCCTATTGGTGGAATCCCGAGGAGTTCCTCGGACCTGCAGCACTGCTTCACGCGTATCGCTGGATAAGCGACAG TCGGGATGATTTTGGTGACGAGCGGCTGCAAGCACTGACGGATAAGGAAGTTCGACTTTATCGGTGCAGGACTATAAAGAACTGCACAGCTACATGCCCCAAGAGCCTGAATCCGGCAAATGCCATCAACAAGATGAAGGCGAAGCATCGGTTCGCTAGGCCGTCCGAGAAGTCCGACAATGAAGATCAACGAGCTTAG